The sequence TTCGCCGCCGAAGGATACCACGCGACAAAAAGGTCATCGACCGCTACCATCTGGTCAAACAGCATGACCGGGTCGGGCGCCTCTCCGATGCCTGGGAGTTTTCCTATACCGCTCTTCCGCTGGCGCGCTTTACTCCGGAACTACTTGAAGAGCTGAAGGCCGAGGCGGCTTCACAGTTATCAGAAGAAAGTAATCAGCTAATTGTAAAACATCTTTTTATCAGAACGTCGTCTTGAGCCACTTAATCTCGTATCTTAAGCAGATTAGCGGCGAGGCGTTACGCCACGCATTACAAGACTACGGTGATGCGATACGTGATATTGCCGCCGCCGGGATCTTTCCTGGTGATTTGCTGCCTAAAAACTTCGGCGTTACCAGCTATGGCAGGGTCATATTCTATGATTACGATGAAATACAGCCGCTTTTGGAATGCAATTTCAGAAAAATTCCGCCTCCACGTTATCCCGAAGATGAACTGGCTTCCGAGCCATGGTATTCTGTGGGTCCGAATGATATATTTCCGGAAGAGTTTGCGACTTTCTTGTTCCCTGATCCTGTACAACGCCAACTGTTTGAACAACTACATTCTGATTTGCTTGATGCCGAATACTGGAAAAAACTTCAGCGTTACGTCGCTGAAGAACGTTTCCCTGAGTAATGTTGGAAAACATATACCAAAGGTCTATCTGTGCGTAAAAAAAGTATAACCAGTCCCCAAAAAATGCTG is a genomic window of Thiohalophilus sp. containing:
- a CDS encoding isocitrate dehydrogenase kinase/phosphatase-domain containing protein: MVVFTLPSYPYVFKLIRDQFRRRRIPRDKKVIDRYHLVKQHDRVGRLSDAWEFSYTALPLARFTPELLEELKAEAASQLSEESNQLIVKHLFIRTSS
- a CDS encoding isocitrate dehydrogenase kinase/phosphatase-domain containing protein; translated protein: MSHLISYLKQISGEALRHALQDYGDAIRDIAAAGIFPGDLLPKNFGVTSYGRVIFYDYDEIQPLLECNFRKIPPPRYPEDELASEPWYSVGPNDIFPEEFATFLFPDPVQRQLFEQLHSDLLDAEYWKKLQRYVAEERFPE